A single window of Sporosarcina sp. Marseille-Q4943 DNA harbors:
- a CDS encoding helix-turn-helix transcriptional regulator, with translation MTDIYRAIADPTRRKILTLLSRNEYTQSELVERFTISQPALKKHLAILLEEDLVAERREGRYRVYSLKRDNFQDQYEKLQQEIGSVLDNKLMKLKTYLEGESDGESH, from the coding sequence GACTCGAAGAAAAATACTAACTTTATTGTCTAGGAATGAATATACGCAGTCTGAATTGGTTGAGCGATTTACCATTTCGCAGCCTGCCTTGAAAAAGCATCTTGCAATTTTATTGGAAGAGGATTTGGTAGCGGAGAGGAGAGAGGGGAGGTATCGTGTTTACAGTTTAAAAAGAGACAATTTCCAAGACCAGTACGAAAAGCTTCAACAGGAAATCGGAAGTGTATTGGACAATAAATTGATGAAGTTGAAAACGTATTTGGAGGGAGAAAGCGATGGAGAAAGTCATTGA
- a CDS encoding SRPBCC domain-containing protein codes for MEKVIDSVKREIFVKVPPEKVWKALTVPEERNRWETRNCVLDIRVGGTVSLDYGWGVSYVGTIVELEEHRKLVLKGEDEGLTTWAITPQDGGSVVAIEYTGSWSGDFEMMQADNMAFGTYQFMRNLKSVYEGNEDLRSHFWRSWIGVLHRTNPSGIPGAKVVKIQANTPADGLIEVGDVITHVNSFETLSYDDLEIIVSETEPNKMIKLKVLRDGQHLEVDLRTVPYGQTVQ; via the coding sequence ATGGAGAAAGTCATTGATTCGGTAAAACGGGAGATTTTTGTGAAAGTACCGCCGGAAAAAGTCTGGAAAGCGCTGACGGTACCGGAAGAACGGAATCGTTGGGAAACGCGGAATTGCGTGCTTGATATTCGTGTTGGCGGAACGGTTAGTCTCGATTACGGCTGGGGGGTCAGCTATGTTGGCACGATTGTCGAACTTGAGGAGCATCGGAAACTTGTCCTTAAAGGGGAAGATGAGGGGTTAACCACTTGGGCAATTACACCGCAAGACGGCGGATCCGTAGTGGCGATTGAGTATACGGGTTCTTGGTCGGGTGATTTTGAAATGATGCAAGCGGATAATATGGCGTTCGGCACGTATCAGTTCATGAGAAATTTGAAGAGTGTCTATGAAGGAAATGAAGATTTGCGCTCGCACTTTTGGAGAAGTTGGATTGGAGTTTTGCATCGGACGAATCCAAGCGGCATTCCTGGGGCAAAAGTAGTCAAAATCCAGGCGAATACCCCTGCAGATGGATTAATTGAAGTTGGTGATGTTATAACTCATGTCAACAGCTTCGAAACTCTCTCTTATGACGATTTGGAAATCATCGTTTCAGAAACAGAGCCTAACAAAATGATTAAGCTGAAAGTATTGAGGGATGGCCAACATCTGGAGGTGGATCTGAGGACTGTTCCGTATGGGCAGACGGTGCAGTAA
- a CDS encoding HAD-IIIA family hydrolase yields the protein MDKLQAVFIDRDGTIGGTGHFIHPRDFTPYPFSKEALQLLKENGIKTFACTNQHRISKGEANIKDFFDEFMAFGFDDAFICPHGSSEGCECHKPSPGLLREAAKEHGVDLSKTAFIGDVGSTDMLAAHAVGAKKILVLTGWGPSSLTHYRHKWADIEPDYIAENLLDAVEWLLQ from the coding sequence GTGGATAAGCTGCAAGCGGTTTTTATCGACCGTGACGGAACAATAGGGGGAACTGGACACTTTATTCACCCGAGAGATTTCACTCCTTATCCTTTTAGCAAAGAAGCTCTTCAACTATTGAAAGAAAACGGAATCAAGACATTCGCCTGCACAAACCAGCACCGAATCAGCAAAGGCGAGGCGAATATCAAAGATTTTTTTGATGAATTCATGGCGTTTGGTTTTGATGATGCATTTATATGTCCACACGGCTCTTCGGAAGGATGCGAATGCCATAAACCAAGCCCCGGTCTACTTCGGGAAGCTGCGAAAGAACATGGAGTAGATCTTTCGAAAACGGCTTTCATTGGTGATGTCGGGTCGACAGACATGTTAGCAGCTCACGCAGTTGGTGCGAAGAAGATTTTAGTTTTAACTGGGTGGGGTCCAAGTTCGTTAACCCATTATCGACATAAATGGGCAGACATAGAGCCGGATTACATCGCTGAAAACTTGTTGGACGCGGTGGAGTGGCTGCTTCAATAG